A window from Photobacterium sp. DA100 encodes these proteins:
- a CDS encoding FAD-dependent oxidoreductase — protein MKDIALPHNHRSSLSVGIIGGGIAGSTIALRLAELGINVEIFEEGTSLVNGPPICHLHAGGNLYREISDEQCIVLLQQSIDSLKVFPHTVNVRPTVIAVPKHDKGDPADLIPRLKKLQSVYRQLVEQDPANQVIGHPDRYFKLYEQSDLERLSQQSMPTHPVSFDDWMIPVANNLDLSQFKYPLALVQEYGWSVFRLAATANLALDKLPTSQIHTQSKVTHVSQLADSGWQIEYQRYDNDRQDYLTHRLRVDYLINACGFQTGQIDDMAKQQRSRLVEFKAAYVTQWPDGQGCWPEVIFHGERGTPDGMAQLTPYPDGYFQLHGMTEDITLFKQGLARSTPNSSQPKLADGFIRKIKSGWENQEIHTRSTRAINHMSRFVPNYKTATVGGKPLFGAQQIPGDDITLRAADVSFAGKRYARTEIVKASSALSAANSIVEQLHSEGLFQAQTGEMSITQAFPVTRSLSAKDIEDYAIELALERDYPEALAKTLSYDLTD, from the coding sequence ATGAAAGATATAGCTCTCCCGCATAATCATCGCTCCTCTCTCTCAGTTGGCATTATTGGCGGTGGTATAGCAGGCTCTACCATTGCGCTGCGTTTGGCTGAGTTGGGTATCAACGTCGAGATTTTTGAAGAAGGTACTAGTTTGGTCAACGGCCCGCCCATTTGCCATCTCCACGCAGGCGGAAATCTTTACCGTGAAATATCAGATGAACAATGTATCGTACTTCTCCAACAGTCCATCGACTCGCTGAAGGTGTTTCCGCATACCGTCAATGTGCGCCCGACAGTCATTGCCGTGCCTAAGCATGACAAAGGTGATCCGGCTGATCTTATTCCCCGTCTGAAGAAGCTCCAGTCCGTTTACCGCCAGTTAGTTGAACAGGATCCGGCCAACCAGGTCATTGGTCACCCGGACCGCTATTTCAAGCTTTATGAGCAAAGCGATTTAGAACGGCTATCACAACAATCGATGCCGACACACCCTGTATCATTCGATGACTGGATGATTCCCGTTGCCAATAACCTTGACCTTAGCCAGTTTAAGTACCCATTAGCACTGGTGCAGGAGTATGGCTGGAGTGTTTTTCGCCTTGCCGCAACCGCCAACCTGGCCTTGGACAAACTGCCAACCAGCCAAATACATACCCAGAGCAAAGTGACACATGTATCCCAACTGGCCGACTCAGGATGGCAAATTGAATACCAGCGATACGATAATGACCGCCAAGATTATTTGACGCACCGACTCAGGGTTGACTACCTAATCAACGCGTGTGGGTTTCAAACCGGCCAAATAGATGATATGGCCAAGCAGCAGCGAAGCCGGCTTGTCGAATTCAAAGCCGCCTATGTGACTCAGTGGCCGGATGGCCAGGGATGCTGGCCTGAAGTGATTTTTCACGGCGAGCGTGGAACCCCTGACGGAATGGCACAGCTGACCCCATACCCAGACGGCTACTTTCAGCTTCACGGCATGACCGAGGACATTACCCTCTTCAAACAGGGCCTGGCAAGAAGCACCCCGAACAGCTCACAGCCCAAACTTGCCGATGGATTCATTCGCAAAATAAAGTCTGGTTGGGAAAATCAGGAAATCCACACCCGTTCGACGCGAGCTATCAACCACATGTCCCGTTTTGTACCCAATTACAAAACGGCCACAGTAGGCGGAAAGCCCCTTTTTGGAGCGCAGCAGATACCTGGTGACGACATTACCCTGCGTGCCGCAGATGTTTCCTTCGCAGGCAAACGCTATGCCCGTACCGAGATCGTAAAAGCCTCTTCGGCACTGTCGGCAGCAAACAGCATTGTTGAGCAACTGCACTCTGAAGGATTATTTCAAGCACAGACTGGTGAAATGAGCATTACGCAAGCCTTTCCTGTGACGCGGTCACTTTCAGCCAAGGATATCGAAGACTACGCCATCGAGTTGGCCCTCGAACGTGACTACCCTGAAGCGCTAGCAAAAACGCTTTCGTATGACCTGACAGATTAA
- a CDS encoding cupin domain-containing protein yields the protein MDNLFDTIPASLPEELFEDILKTSSMRIERIVSRGHTTPEGDWYDQDEGEWVMVVKGSARILFEEGMREISMAAGDHINIPAHQRHRVSWTDPEQETIWLAVFYSNN from the coding sequence ATGGATAACCTGTTCGATACGATACCGGCTTCTCTGCCTGAGGAGCTGTTTGAAGACATTCTCAAGACAAGCTCTATGAGGATTGAGCGTATAGTCTCTCGAGGACATACCACTCCCGAAGGAGACTGGTACGATCAAGATGAAGGGGAGTGGGTTATGGTCGTGAAGGGAAGCGCAAGAATCCTATTTGAAGAGGGGATGCGAGAGATCTCTATGGCTGCTGGTGACCATATCAATATTCCCGCCCATCAGCGCCACAGGGTATCTTGGACCGACCCTGAGCAGGAAACAATTTGGCTTGCGGTGTTCTACAGCAACAATTGA
- a CDS encoding chromosome segregation ATPase, whose product MIFGCSTWMAYKAVVLLSEGKNSRTYGYCDMASWKLSLVAGLVIGGLLTTAVWHRSPRPTQAEFEQLQNQNQQLVAEKSAIEREFEDYQTQSALDIEQVRAELEASQQAIELQKAEFEKQIMALTSQQKKLTVTKKKLDTQVVKLTSTAEQQKAVLDNSKALYQQQLLLQKQIVAAKADVKKAEQVAAEFKQACDEFKSGTSWNWVSQADCDKYEARLKVVEGEQAQLAALEQELDVLNQRIEIEIPRPN is encoded by the coding sequence GTGATTTTCGGTTGCTCAACGTGGATGGCTTACAAGGCTGTAGTGCTGCTCAGTGAGGGAAAGAATTCCAGAACTTATGGATATTGTGATATGGCATCTTGGAAATTATCGTTAGTTGCAGGTTTAGTGATAGGTGGTTTGCTAACAACCGCAGTATGGCATCGTTCACCGCGACCAACTCAAGCGGAATTTGAACAGCTTCAGAACCAAAATCAGCAGCTAGTTGCGGAAAAATCAGCTATCGAACGGGAGTTTGAAGACTATCAAACCCAGAGTGCACTCGATATCGAGCAAGTACGAGCAGAGCTGGAAGCGTCACAGCAAGCAATTGAACTGCAGAAGGCTGAGTTTGAGAAACAAATCATGGCATTGACGAGTCAGCAAAAAAAACTGACAGTCACAAAGAAGAAGCTTGATACCCAGGTGGTAAAACTGACCAGTACTGCCGAGCAGCAAAAAGCAGTATTGGATAATTCAAAGGCCTTGTATCAGCAACAGCTGTTACTGCAAAAACAGATAGTTGCGGCTAAGGCTGATGTCAAGAAGGCTGAGCAGGTGGCGGCGGAATTCAAGCAAGCCTGCGATGAATTCAAATCCGGCACCAGTTGGAATTGGGTTTCACAAGCTGACTGTGACAAGTATGAAGCACGGCTGAAGGTAGTCGAAGGTGAGCAAGCCCAGCTTGCAGCATTGGAGCAAGAGTTGGACGTCCTCAATCAGCGTATAGAGATTGAAATTCCACGACCGAATTAA